One genomic region from Microscilla marina ATCC 23134 encodes:
- a CDS encoding MarC family protein has translation MLSLKEILSVSLVLFSVIDILGSIPIVIDLRQKAGEIQSVKATLVAGVIMFVFLFLGESILRLFGIDVASFAIAGSFILFVLGVEMVLGVHLFKSANDPKSTSIVPLAFPIIAGAGTMTTIVSLRAEYAQLSVVVGIFVNLIFVLIVLKSLGWIERKLGQAGADVLRRIFGVILLAIAVKLFKTNVMLL, from the coding sequence ATGTTAAGTTTAAAAGAAATTTTATCAGTATCTTTAGTGCTTTTTTCTGTAATTGATATCTTAGGTTCAATACCTATTGTCATTGACCTTAGGCAAAAAGCCGGTGAAATTCAGTCGGTGAAAGCCACTCTGGTGGCAGGGGTAATTATGTTCGTGTTTTTGTTTCTGGGAGAATCTATCCTTAGACTTTTCGGAATAGATGTTGCCTCCTTTGCCATTGCAGGGTCGTTTATTTTGTTTGTGTTGGGGGTAGAAATGGTGCTTGGAGTACACTTGTTTAAGTCTGCCAATGATCCTAAAAGTACTTCTATAGTGCCGCTGGCTTTTCCTATCATTGCTGGGGCTGGAACAATGACCACCATTGTGTCATTAAGAGCAGAATATGCTCAATTGAGCGTGGTAGTGGGTATATTTGTAAACCTGATATTTGTTTTGATAGTTCTAAAATCATTAGGATGGATTGAACGAAAGTTAGGGCAGGCAGGAGCCGATGTGTTAAGGCGCATATTTGGAGTGATTTTATTGGCAATAGCCGTTAAGTTGTTCAAAACCAATGTTATGTTGCTTTAG
- a CDS encoding aminotransferase class V-fold PLP-dependent enzyme: MITFYPGPSKVYPQIGKYTQQAVEKGILSQNHRSSAFVELSSQTISLLKQKLTIPPDYWVFYTSSATECWEIIAQSLIQKQSYHVYNGAFGEKWAKRTQELGINTTQYAFDPATSLDILQLTINPAHELIAITHNETSNATALSSTFLRDLRQSFPAQLIAVDATSSLGGVQLDISQADVWYASVQKCLGLPAGMAIMLCSPKAIEHALAINERNHYNSLALMIEKMQDWQTTYTPNILNIYLLNQVLQQVPSIEKVDKMVKQRAQAYYSFFEKIEGLQLLNENPAVRSATVISLKGSLNRIAHIKDLAKQKNIILGNGYGKWKDTTFRIANFPAIEDFEIELLKDFFNTMMS; the protein is encoded by the coding sequence ATGATCACATTTTACCCCGGACCCTCCAAGGTTTACCCACAAATAGGAAAATATACCCAACAAGCAGTTGAAAAGGGCATTTTGTCGCAAAACCATCGCAGCTCTGCTTTTGTCGAGCTTTCAAGTCAAACCATCAGTTTACTGAAGCAAAAGCTGACTATACCACCTGACTATTGGGTGTTTTATACTTCGTCGGCTACTGAATGTTGGGAAATCATTGCCCAATCGTTGATACAAAAGCAAAGTTATCATGTATACAATGGAGCATTTGGTGAAAAATGGGCAAAGCGTACTCAAGAACTAGGAATCAACACCACTCAGTATGCTTTTGACCCTGCCACTTCATTAGACATTCTGCAATTGACCATCAACCCAGCCCACGAGCTCATTGCTATTACACACAACGAAACCTCCAATGCGACTGCTTTGTCTTCCACGTTTCTGCGTGATTTAAGGCAAAGTTTTCCAGCACAGCTCATTGCAGTAGATGCTACTTCATCATTAGGAGGAGTACAGTTAGACATTTCGCAGGCAGATGTCTGGTATGCTTCAGTGCAAAAGTGCCTGGGTTTGCCCGCCGGAATGGCAATTATGCTGTGTTCACCCAAAGCAATTGAACATGCTTTGGCAATCAATGAACGAAATCATTACAATAGTTTGGCTTTGATGATAGAAAAAATGCAAGATTGGCAAACAACTTACACGCCCAATATCTTGAATATTTACTTGTTGAATCAGGTTTTGCAACAAGTTCCCAGCATAGAGAAAGTAGATAAAATGGTGAAGCAAAGAGCTCAGGCATACTATAGTTTTTTTGAAAAGATAGAAGGCTTACAGTTATTGAACGAAAATCCAGCAGTAAGATCAGCCACAGTAATTTCGCTAAAAGGTAGTTTAAATCGAATAGCCCATATTAAAGATTTGGCAAAGCAAAAAAATATTATTCTGGGCAATGGTTATGGTAAATGGAAAGATACTACCTTTAGAATAGCCAACTTTCCTGCAATTGAAGATTTTGAAATAGAACTATTGAAAGATTTTTTTAACACTATGATGAGTTGA
- a CDS encoding anti-sigma factor has translation MRDNESKFELIEKYFDGRLSAAERSVFDQLMATDQEFISDVDDYRKLTAFTDFLDEEILLKGLDLSLTNKKTNSNKHQLVANAPLNQKDQRATVKPIFFPRRVSNRYAAAIALLFVSLVAVSLMFSNIDWNQTSSSKNSKVLTVEYERKDSKPTKIPEKTAKTVTEKKPKATQEMAFLATNFEVNDTFEKLILEQSSVLKNRSENQSKLKFEIIQPQKTPSVGNEMLIQWKSNDASVENITVKVYNNKNQIMKTYNFPNKSGKTTLNTQSLKQGLYYWRVMSTETEEVLFIGKFTKKQ, from the coding sequence ATGAGAGATAATGAATCAAAGTTTGAGCTAATAGAAAAATATTTTGATGGCAGACTAAGTGCTGCTGAGCGAAGTGTTTTTGACCAGCTAATGGCCACAGACCAGGAATTTATCAGTGATGTAGACGATTACAGAAAGTTAACCGCATTTACCGACTTTCTGGATGAAGAAATCTTATTGAAAGGTTTGGATCTGAGCCTTACAAATAAAAAAACTAACTCAAACAAACATCAACTAGTAGCTAATGCACCCCTTAACCAGAAAGATCAGCGCGCAACTGTTAAACCAATATTTTTTCCACGTAGAGTAAGCAACCGTTATGCCGCTGCTATAGCTTTACTTTTTGTAAGTTTGGTAGCCGTAAGTTTGATGTTTTCAAACATTGATTGGAATCAAACCTCAAGCAGTAAAAACTCTAAGGTGCTTACTGTAGAGTATGAGCGCAAAGACAGCAAACCCACTAAGATACCTGAAAAAACAGCAAAGACTGTGACAGAGAAAAAGCCAAAGGCAACACAAGAAATGGCTTTTTTGGCTACCAATTTTGAAGTAAACGATACATTTGAAAAGCTTATTTTAGAGCAATCAAGTGTTTTGAAAAATCGTAGTGAAAACCAGTCCAAATTAAAGTTTGAAATTATCCAACCACAAAAAACCCCATCAGTGGGCAACGAAATGCTCATTCAATGGAAATCGAATGATGCTTCAGTTGAAAACATCACTGTAAAAGTATACAACAATAAAAACCAGATTATGAAAACATATAATTTTCCGAACAAATCTGGTAAAACAACTTTGAATACCCAGTCTTTGAAACAAGGGCTTTACTATTGGCGAGTAATGAGTACGGAGACTGAAGAAGTTTTATTTATTGGTAAGTTTACCAAAAAACAGTAA
- a CDS encoding RNA polymerase sigma factor, with protein MQLIDKLKQGDQELLQAIYHQHKNRFVNIMKARFPECDVLVVEDAYSEAVEVLFNNINQGKLTHIEQSIESYIFAIARNKLYRDSKKAQQNLRLSVDLEDKSEQDVWETERHLMSKCLEQLGERCQKLLKLFYYSYKSLQSITTEMGFGDTQNASAAKYKCSQKLKKRMLNEMKNQRH; from the coding sequence ATGCAACTTATTGATAAACTAAAACAGGGGGATCAAGAATTATTACAAGCGATTTATCATCAGCATAAAAATCGTTTTGTAAATATTATGAAAGCCCGCTTTCCTGAATGTGATGTGTTGGTGGTAGAAGATGCTTACTCAGAAGCTGTAGAAGTATTGTTTAACAATATTAACCAAGGAAAGCTCACCCACATAGAGCAATCAATCGAATCATATATTTTTGCAATTGCAAGAAATAAACTATACCGGGACTCTAAAAAAGCCCAACAAAATCTCAGACTAAGTGTTGACTTGGAAGATAAGTCAGAACAGGATGTTTGGGAAACAGAGCGGCACCTTATGTCTAAGTGCTTAGAGCAACTGGGCGAACGGTGTCAAAAATTATTAAAACTATTTTATTACAGCTATAAATCTCTTCAATCAATCACAACAGAAATGGGTTTTGGTGATACCCAAAATGCTTCAGCAGCAAAATATAAATGTTCGCAAAAATTGAAGAAAAGGATGCTAAATGAGATGAAAAACCAACGTCATTAA